The Thiohalophilus sp. genome has a window encoding:
- a CDS encoding symmetrical bis(5'-nucleosyl)-tetraphosphatase, which yields MAIYAIGDLQGCHDEFRALLDKLRFDPERDQLWLVGDLVNRGPKSLECLRYVKSLDPAVTAVLGNHDLHLLALAEGVGSTNDAGMQAILDAPDASELLGWLRQRPLLHYDAELDYCLVHAGIYPGWTLSEAQQYANELETVLRGDDYHAFFQHMYGDQPADWSQQHAGWVRLRFFCNAFTRMRFCQKDGSLDLKAKGSPDAPPDNCYPWYDLPQRVNIDTTILFGHWAALGLHIEGNVHSLDTGCVWGGQLTAYQLGQPADRHITTQCPQNCQPGTP from the coding sequence ATGGCTATCTATGCAATCGGCGACCTGCAGGGTTGCCATGACGAATTTCGTGCCCTGCTGGATAAACTGCGATTCGATCCCGAACGCGATCAACTCTGGCTGGTCGGCGACCTGGTCAATCGCGGTCCCAAATCCCTGGAATGTCTGCGTTACGTCAAATCACTTGACCCCGCGGTCACCGCCGTTCTCGGCAATCACGATCTGCATTTGCTGGCCCTGGCCGAAGGCGTGGGCAGCACCAATGATGCGGGCATGCAGGCCATACTGGATGCACCGGATGCCTCGGAACTGCTGGGCTGGTTACGCCAGCGGCCATTACTGCATTACGATGCCGAACTCGATTATTGCCTGGTGCATGCCGGCATCTATCCGGGCTGGACCCTGAGTGAGGCACAACAGTATGCGAATGAACTCGAAACGGTATTACGCGGTGACGACTATCACGCGTTTTTTCAGCATATGTATGGCGATCAACCGGCAGACTGGTCGCAACAACACGCAGGCTGGGTTCGATTACGCTTTTTCTGCAATGCGTTTACCCGCATGCGCTTTTGCCAAAAGGATGGTTCACTGGATTTAAAGGCCAAAGGCAGCCCCGACGCCCCGCCGGACAACTGCTACCCCTGGTACGACCTGCCGCAACGGGTCAATATCGACACCACGATCCTGTTCGGCCACTGGGCCGCCCTGGGCCTGCACATAGAAGGCAACGTCCACTCACTCGACACCGGCTGCGTCTGGGGAGGCCAGCTCACCGCCTACCAGCTCGGCCAGCCCGCCGACCGCCACATCACCACCCAGTGCCCGCAAAACTGCCAACCCGGCACGCCCTGA
- a CDS encoding chemotaxis protein CheW, which produces MASLHDADALLIYQVGPVRCCAPTGPVEQIVLPPDLTHPPGSDAARPGIFRHGRHIVSVIDLRQRFGIDPADWQPGRLVITQLTRGYTGFWVDRIVDVIRSPTEGWGGLPPHLPRDAFSRTLLYRDRIHLYTDFEQLPHLHPAGFLRQYLARLEPAAEPEPPVAQPVSEHQPRASQSDAAPGRENTPPPTAATRSAPEPAPTPSSPPPPAVAPPQQTSRPAEATTPAPPATPTRPTAAAGTGKPPSSPSRAASDTDHPAAGRQTVPPVADTTRPTPAPPTMSKSAPTPTTEETGGGFGVLLVLLLLLGAGAAGVYLWYPTGDIPDPLPVTSREQPAPRPALPTPPPERLSEVAPRSTTGEPIAPAVPTEAPARPEPKPEPEPEPEPESDSASAPQTPSQAPTPAADTPHLLGDLVRSDPPYRARIEQDSEGITLIFEAPAPAVPAVATSPDAPLNGPGPKDDGAPATPPADGQADAPASDTPSTPPPRREEIVHVVARGDTLWDIAQRYVDNPWRYPELAENSEIHDPDRIYPGDKVRIIIYRGRQP; this is translated from the coding sequence ATGGCTTCTTTGCACGATGCCGATGCCCTGCTGATCTATCAGGTGGGGCCGGTGCGCTGTTGCGCGCCGACCGGGCCTGTTGAACAGATTGTGCTGCCACCGGATCTGACCCATCCGCCAGGCAGTGACGCCGCGCGTCCGGGGATTTTCCGCCATGGCCGGCACATTGTCAGTGTCATCGATCTGCGCCAGCGCTTTGGTATCGATCCGGCCGACTGGCAACCGGGGCGACTGGTCATCACGCAACTGACGCGGGGCTATACGGGGTTCTGGGTGGATCGGATCGTGGATGTCATCCGCTCTCCCACCGAGGGCTGGGGCGGGCTGCCGCCCCATCTGCCGCGCGACGCCTTCAGCCGCACCCTGCTCTACCGGGATCGGATTCACCTGTATACCGATTTCGAGCAATTGCCCCACCTGCACCCGGCCGGCTTTTTGCGCCAGTACCTGGCCCGGCTGGAGCCGGCCGCGGAACCTGAACCCCCCGTGGCTCAACCGGTCAGTGAGCACCAACCTCGTGCCTCACAGTCTGACGCCGCGCCCGGGCGAGAAAACACCCCGCCCCCGACCGCCGCAACCCGATCCGCTCCCGAACCGGCCCCGACACCCTCCTCGCCACCGCCACCCGCCGTCGCGCCGCCGCAACAAACGTCCAGGCCCGCCGAAGCCACGACACCCGCCCCCCCGGCAACGCCGACACGGCCGACTGCCGCGGCCGGGACGGGTAAACCACCGTCTTCGCCATCGCGCGCCGCCTCCGACACGGACCACCCCGCGGCCGGCAGGCAAACGGTACCGCCTGTTGCGGACACCACCCGCCCCACGCCGGCGCCGCCAACGATGTCGAAATCTGCCCCGACGCCGACCACAGAAGAGACGGGCGGCGGGTTCGGAGTATTGCTCGTTCTGCTGCTTCTGCTGGGCGCTGGTGCCGCCGGCGTTTATCTGTGGTATCCGACGGGCGACATCCCGGATCCGCTGCCGGTGACAAGCCGTGAGCAGCCGGCCCCGCGTCCCGCCCTGCCGACACCGCCGCCGGAGCGCCTGAGCGAGGTTGCCCCCCGCTCAACCACTGGCGAACCGATCGCCCCTGCGGTCCCGACAGAAGCGCCCGCCAGACCGGAGCCTAAACCGGAACCGGAACCGGAACCGGAACCGGAATCAGATTCGGCATCAGCACCGCAAACCCCCTCCCAAGCGCCGACCCCGGCAGCGGATACGCCGCACCTGCTCGGCGACCTGGTCCGTTCGGACCCGCCCTACCGGGCCCGTATCGAGCAGGACAGCGAGGGTATTACGTTGATTTTCGAGGCGCCGGCGCCCGCCGTTCCGGCCGTGGCCACCTCGCCGGACGCGCCGCTCAACGGCCCAGGGCCGAAGGACGATGGTGCCCCGGCAACGCCGCCGGCTGACGGGCAGGCCGACGCCCCCGCGTCGGACACCCCGTCCACGCCCCCGCCCCGCCGGGAGGAAATCGTGCACGTCGTCGCCCGCGGGGATACCCTGTGGGACATCGCCCAACGCTATGTGGACAACCCCTGGCGCTATCCCGAACTGGCCGAAAACAGCGAGATTCACGACCCGGATCGGATCTACCCCGGCGACAAGGTCCGCATCATTATCTATCGTGGCCGGCAGCCGTGA
- a CDS encoding late competence development ComFB family protein translates to MAFESIHNYYEQLVLDQLLKLTDSELRDESDESDESDDFLSDIACVALNQLPPRYVRHNVDTAFYMTQEEREAIDQEVDKAVKKAIDYVNKHRDDHQPQ, encoded by the coding sequence ATGGCGTTTGAATCGATTCACAACTATTACGAACAACTGGTCCTGGATCAGCTGCTGAAACTCACCGACAGCGAGTTGCGCGACGAGAGTGACGAGAGTGACGAGAGTGACGATTTTCTCTCCGACATTGCCTGCGTTGCGCTCAATCAGTTACCACCACGTTATGTTCGCCACAATGTTGATACGGCCTTTTACATGACCCAGGAAGAACGCGAGGCGATAGACCAGGAGGTCGACAAGGCCGTGAAAAAGGCGATTGACTATGTCAACAAACACCGCGATGATCACCAGCCGCAATAA
- a CDS encoding class I SAM-dependent methyltransferase encodes MSLKHSYTLLAPLYDLIVNGPTAGMRHNSLRRLAEATDQNILVSGIGTGLDIPALPAGPVYTGVDLTPAMLRRAQRRVGQRNDIRLHCGDVMRLPYANEQFDIILMHLILAVVPEPERALHEAARVVRPGGRILILDKFLRHDERAPLRRALNSVIRHIATRTDVVLEPLLAECPQLQLVEEIRLAPGGWFHQLELRKTD; translated from the coding sequence ATGTCGCTCAAGCACAGTTACACACTGCTCGCGCCCCTCTATGATCTGATCGTTAACGGCCCGACTGCCGGCATGCGCCACAACAGCCTGAGGCGGCTCGCCGAGGCAACGGATCAAAACATACTGGTCAGCGGTATCGGCACCGGGCTGGATATTCCCGCTCTGCCCGCCGGTCCCGTCTATACCGGCGTGGATTTGACCCCGGCCATGTTACGCCGCGCGCAACGGCGCGTCGGACAGCGCAATGATATCCGGCTGCACTGCGGCGATGTGATGCGCCTGCCCTATGCCAATGAACAATTCGATATCATTTTAATGCACCTGATCCTGGCCGTCGTGCCGGAGCCGGAACGCGCCCTGCACGAAGCCGCTCGGGTCGTACGCCCCGGCGGGCGCATCCTGATCCTGGACAAGTTTCTGCGCCACGATGAGCGCGCGCCGCTACGACGGGCATTGAACAGCGTGATCCGCCATATCGCCACCCGCACCGATGTCGTGCTGGAACCGTTACTGGCAGAATGTCCGCAATTACAACTGGTTGAGGAAATCCGGCTGGCACCGGGCGGCTGGTTTCATCAACTCGAACTGAGAAAAACAGACTAG
- the folA gene encoding type 3 dihydrofolate reductase produces the protein MSQDTSPRISLIAALTPQRVIGIENRLPWRLPADMRWFRQHTLGKPIVMGRKTFESFGGKPLPKRTNIVISRDVNYRAEGAVVVHSIDEAIEAAGEVDEIMIIGGASFYEQILPRADRLYLTYVDADIEGDAWFPEFDPNEWQETERHHHPADDKNPYPHDYVILEHK, from the coding sequence ATGTCACAGGATACATCACCACGGATTTCGCTGATTGCGGCATTGACGCCGCAGCGGGTGATCGGGATCGAAAATCGGCTGCCCTGGCGGCTGCCGGCGGATATGCGGTGGTTTCGACAACATACCCTGGGCAAGCCGATCGTGATGGGGCGCAAGACCTTTGAATCGTTCGGCGGCAAGCCGCTGCCCAAACGCACCAATATCGTTATCAGTCGCGATGTAAACTACCGGGCCGAAGGTGCCGTGGTGGTCCATTCGATCGACGAGGCCATTGAGGCGGCCGGGGAGGTGGATGAGATCATGATCATTGGCGGCGCCTCCTTTTACGAACAGATATTACCGCGCGCCGATCGTCTGTACCTGACGTATGTCGACGCCGACATCGAAGGCGACGCTTGGTTTCCCGAGTTCGATCCGAACGAATGGCAGGAAACCGAACGCCATCACCATCCCGCCGACGACAAAAACCCCTATCCCCACGACTACGTCATTCTCGAGCACAAATAG
- the apaG gene encoding Co2+/Mg2+ efflux protein ApaG, translating into MDEASPEYNTQVEVETAYIEEQSDSQENRYVFSYTITIRNDGSVAAKLLTRHWIITDADGKVQEVEGEGVVGEQPHLEPGERFRYTSGTVLETPVGSMQGTYHMIADDGVEFDAEIPPFTLAIPRTLH; encoded by the coding sequence ATGGATGAAGCCAGCCCCGAATATAATACACAGGTAGAGGTGGAAACCGCCTATATCGAGGAGCAGTCCGATTCGCAAGAGAACCGGTACGTTTTCTCCTATACCATCACCATTCGCAATGACGGTTCGGTCGCGGCCAAATTACTGACCCGTCACTGGATCATCACCGATGCCGATGGCAAGGTACAGGAAGTGGAAGGGGAAGGCGTGGTGGGTGAACAACCCCATCTTGAACCCGGGGAAAGATTTCGTTACACCAGCGGCACAGTACTGGAAACCCCGGTCGGCAGTATGCAGGGCACCTACCATATGATTGCCGACGATGGGGTTGAATTTGACGCCGAGATCCCGCCCTTCACGCTGGCTATACCCCGCACCCTGCATTAA
- a CDS encoding class I SAM-dependent rRNA methyltransferase gives MTDATPRQLRLKKREERRLKTGHLWVYSNEVDVKTTPLTELEPGEQLQIADYRGNVLGCAYVNPNSLICARLFSHQEDVTLDAQLIRRRLERALTFRHELFAAPHYRLVYGESDGLPGLVVDRFDTILVVQITTVGMDVLRDTILEVLDTLLKPAVIYLRNDSSARELEGLTRYTDVVKGELPGRIELIENKVRFEVPLAESQKTGWYFDHRLNRLRCQAYAPGKRVLDVFSYVGAWGVQALHAGASEVICVDSSEEYLQVARANARAVKEQGLTTLAGDAFDVLRQLHEQGERFDIVVLDPPAFIKRRKDMKEGELAYRRINRLAMRLLNEDGLLISASCSYHLGRRKLLDNIRRAAHKLEQEVQVLEQGHQGPDHPVHAAMPETDYLKAYFCRLLAM, from the coding sequence GTGACAGATGCCACCCCGCGTCAACTTCGCCTGAAAAAACGCGAAGAACGGCGCCTCAAGACCGGCCACCTGTGGGTCTATAGTAACGAAGTCGATGTCAAAACGACCCCGCTGACAGAGCTGGAACCGGGCGAGCAACTGCAGATCGCGGACTATCGCGGTAACGTACTCGGCTGTGCCTATGTGAATCCCAACAGCCTGATCTGTGCCCGCCTGTTCAGCCATCAGGAGGATGTCACGCTGGACGCACAACTGATTCGGCGTCGACTCGAGCGCGCCCTGACGTTTCGTCATGAGCTGTTTGCCGCGCCCCATTACCGGCTGGTTTACGGCGAAAGTGACGGACTGCCCGGCCTGGTAGTGGACCGCTTCGATACGATCCTGGTGGTTCAGATCACCACGGTCGGCATGGATGTGCTGCGCGACACGATCCTCGAGGTACTCGACACACTGCTCAAACCGGCGGTGATCTATTTACGTAACGACAGCAGTGCCCGCGAACTGGAAGGCCTGACGCGCTATACCGACGTGGTCAAGGGCGAGCTGCCGGGCCGGATCGAACTGATTGAAAACAAGGTGCGCTTTGAAGTGCCACTGGCCGAAAGCCAGAAAACCGGCTGGTATTTTGATCACCGCCTGAACCGCTTACGCTGCCAGGCCTATGCGCCGGGGAAACGGGTACTGGATGTCTTCTCGTATGTGGGGGCCTGGGGTGTCCAGGCACTGCATGCCGGTGCCAGTGAAGTGATTTGCGTGGACAGCTCCGAAGAGTATCTGCAGGTCGCCCGGGCCAATGCGCGGGCGGTCAAGGAGCAGGGGTTGACCACTCTGGCTGGCGATGCGTTTGATGTTCTGCGCCAGTTGCATGAACAGGGCGAACGCTTTGATATCGTGGTGCTCGATCCCCCCGCCTTTATCAAACGCCGCAAGGATATGAAAGAAGGCGAGCTGGCCTATCGGCGTATTAACCGGCTGGCCATGCGCCTGTTAAACGAAGACGGACTGCTAATCTCGGCCTCCTGTTCCTATCACCTGGGCCGCCGAAAACTGCTGGACAACATCCGCCGCGCGGCCCACAAGCTGGAACAGGAAGTCCAGGTACTGGAGCAGGGCCACCAGGGACCCGATCACCCCGTGCACGCCGCCATGCCCGAGACCGATTATCTCAAAGCCTATTTCTGTCGATTACTGGCCATGTAA
- a CDS encoding thioredoxin domain-containing protein — translation MSRPNRLADETSPYLQQHADNPVQWYPWGPEALQIAREQNKPILLSIGYSACHWCHVMAHESFEDPDVARVMNELYVNIKVDREERPDLDKIYQTAFQLLNQRGGGWPLNVVLTPDDHTPFFAGTYFPRQARHGLPPFTEVLQKVEAFFREHESDIRQQNQALQDALARMQASEASGSGQLDSGPLDAARHQLAQNYDATYGGFGQAPKFPHPSNLERLLHHWFSTARNGRPDQPARDMLHLTLHGMGSGGLYDQLGGGFYRYSVDEKWMIPHFEKMLYDNGPLLQLYTEAWRALGDSAFKRIALETGEWVMREMQAPEGGYYSSLDADSEGEEGRFYVWTPTQVKALLSDDEYAVAAPHYGLDRSANFEGHWHLHIFTDLEMIAERLAISIEAAQARLQSARHKLFAAREQRVRPGRDEKILTSWNGLMIKGMACAGQHLGRRDFIESAQRAVDFIHATLYRDQRLLATCKDGKAHLMAYLDDYAFMIDGLLELLQADWRDQDLAFAVQLAETLLAQFEDREQGGFYFTADDHEQLFHRPRPTLDESTPAGNGVAASTLQRLGHLIGETRYLEAAERTLKMSWSGINQIPYAHCALLLALEEHLTPPQLIVLRGTPASMQPWVERCHQAYSPARQCYAIPTDARELPGLLAERPAGEAEVIAYPCSGMSCQAALTRLDDLERCLEDHSLVGAK, via the coding sequence ATGAGCCGCCCCAATCGGCTGGCCGACGAAACCAGCCCCTATCTGCAGCAACACGCCGACAATCCGGTCCAGTGGTATCCGTGGGGCCCCGAGGCGCTGCAAATCGCGCGCGAGCAGAACAAACCGATCCTGCTCTCCATCGGCTACTCCGCCTGTCACTGGTGCCATGTCATGGCGCACGAATCGTTCGAAGACCCGGATGTGGCAAGGGTGATGAATGAGCTGTATGTGAACATCAAGGTGGATCGCGAGGAACGCCCGGATCTGGACAAGATTTATCAAACCGCGTTCCAGTTACTCAACCAGCGCGGCGGTGGCTGGCCATTGAATGTGGTGTTAACGCCCGACGACCACACGCCTTTTTTTGCCGGGACCTATTTTCCCAGGCAGGCCAGACACGGTCTGCCACCGTTCACCGAGGTGCTGCAAAAAGTGGAAGCCTTCTTTCGCGAACACGAGAGCGATATCCGCCAGCAAAACCAGGCCCTGCAGGACGCGCTGGCCCGAATGCAGGCCAGCGAGGCTAGCGGCAGCGGACAACTCGACAGCGGCCCGCTGGATGCCGCCCGGCATCAGCTGGCGCAAAACTACGATGCGACTTACGGCGGTTTTGGTCAGGCGCCCAAGTTTCCACACCCTTCCAATCTGGAGCGGCTGCTGCATCACTGGTTTTCCACCGCGCGCAACGGCAGGCCCGATCAACCGGCGCGGGATATGTTGCACCTGACCCTGCACGGCATGGGCAGTGGCGGATTGTACGATCAACTCGGTGGCGGCTTTTACCGTTATTCGGTGGACGAGAAATGGATGATTCCTCACTTCGAGAAAATGCTCTATGACAACGGGCCGTTGCTGCAACTCTATACCGAGGCCTGGCGGGCACTGGGCGATTCGGCCTTCAAACGCATTGCGCTGGAGACCGGCGAGTGGGTCATGCGCGAAATGCAAGCGCCCGAAGGCGGCTATTATTCCAGCCTCGATGCCGACAGCGAGGGCGAGGAAGGCAGGTTTTATGTCTGGACACCGACACAGGTAAAGGCCCTGCTGAGCGATGACGAATACGCCGTTGCCGCCCCACACTACGGACTGGATCGCAGCGCCAACTTCGAGGGCCACTGGCATCTGCATATCTTTACCGATCTGGAGATGATCGCCGAACGTTTGGCCATTTCCATTGAGGCGGCACAAGCGCGATTACAATCGGCCCGCCACAAACTGTTCGCCGCGCGCGAGCAGCGTGTGCGCCCCGGTCGCGATGAAAAGATCCTCACCTCCTGGAACGGTCTGATGATCAAGGGCATGGCCTGCGCCGGACAACACCTGGGGCGCCGGGACTTTATCGAATCGGCGCAACGCGCGGTCGATTTTATCCATGCCACGCTCTATCGCGATCAGCGCTTGCTGGCCACCTGCAAGGATGGCAAGGCGCATCTGATGGCCTATCTGGATGATTACGCGTTTATGATCGACGGCTTGCTGGAACTGCTGCAGGCCGACTGGCGCGATCAGGATCTGGCCTTTGCCGTGCAACTGGCCGAAACCCTGCTGGCCCAATTTGAAGATCGGGAGCAGGGCGGCTTCTATTTCACCGCCGACGATCACGAACAGCTGTTTCACCGGCCCAGGCCGACGCTGGATGAGTCGACGCCCGCCGGCAACGGGGTTGCCGCCAGCACACTTCAGCGTCTGGGACACCTGATTGGCGAAACCCGTTATCTTGAGGCGGCTGAACGCACGCTCAAGATGAGCTGGTCCGGCATCAACCAGATCCCCTATGCCCATTGCGCACTGCTACTGGCACTGGAAGAGCATCTCACACCGCCGCAGCTGATTGTTCTGCGTGGCACCCCGGCCTCGATGCAGCCCTGGGTTGAACGCTGCCATCAGGCCTACAGCCCGGCGCGGCAGTGCTATGCCATCCCCACCGACGCCCGCGAACTTCCGGGCCTGCTGGCCGAACGTCCCGCCGGCGAGGCCGAGGTCATCGCCTATCCCTGCTCCGGCATGAGCTGCCAGGCAGCGCTCACCCGCCTGGACGATCTGGAACGATGCCTGGAAGATCATTCGCTTGTCGGCGCGAAATAA
- the lgt gene encoding prolipoprotein diacylglyceryl transferase, with protein sequence MIVDFDPVAFEVFGLAVHWYGLMYLIGFVGAWWLGRLRARQPGSNWTAVQVDDLLFYGGLGVILGGRVGYVLFYNFGPFLDDPLLLFRIQEGGMSFHGGLLGVMLALWLFCRKYHKAYFAVLDFVAPLVPLGLGAGRIGNFINGELWGRPTDLPWGMVFPLAGPQARHPNPLYEAFLEGLVLFVILWWFSARSRPRRAVSGMFALCYGVFRFAIEFVRSPDAHIGYLAWGWLTMGQLLTLPLMLAGLYLLWSAYRQPVPATTG encoded by the coding sequence ATGATTGTTGATTTTGATCCCGTTGCTTTCGAGGTGTTTGGGCTGGCAGTCCACTGGTATGGCCTGATGTACCTGATCGGTTTCGTCGGCGCCTGGTGGCTGGGTCGCCTGCGTGCCCGCCAACCGGGGTCGAACTGGACGGCGGTACAGGTCGATGATCTGCTGTTCTACGGGGGACTGGGCGTCATCCTCGGCGGACGGGTCGGGTATGTACTGTTTTATAATTTCGGCCCGTTTCTGGACGATCCGTTGTTGCTGTTTCGGATCCAGGAAGGGGGGATGTCCTTCCACGGCGGCCTGCTGGGCGTGATGCTGGCTCTGTGGCTGTTCTGCCGCAAATATCACAAGGCCTATTTTGCGGTGCTGGATTTTGTCGCGCCGCTGGTGCCGCTGGGGCTGGGTGCCGGGCGCATTGGCAACTTTATTAATGGCGAGCTGTGGGGGCGGCCGACTGATTTGCCCTGGGGGATGGTGTTCCCGCTGGCCGGACCGCAGGCGCGCCATCCCAATCCGCTCTATGAGGCCTTTCTGGAAGGGCTGGTGCTGTTCGTGATCCTGTGGTGGTTCTCCGCCCGATCTCGACCGCGGCGGGCAGTGTCGGGGATGTTCGCACTGTGCTACGGCGTATTTCGATTTGCCATAGAGTTTGTACGTTCCCCGGATGCCCATATTGGCTATCTCGCCTGGGGCTGGCTGACCATGGGGCAATTATTGACCTTGCCGCTGATGCTTGCCGGACTTTACCTGTTATGGTCGGCCTACCGGCAGCCTGTCCCGGCAACCACGGGCTAG
- a CDS encoding thymidylate synthase: MKQYLELMRHVRDNGTRKDDRTGTGTLSVFGHQMRFDLAQGFPLVTTKRLHLRSIIHELLWFLRGDTNTAYLHDNKVTIWDEWADENGNLGPIYGAQWRSWPTPDGRHIDQISQVIEQLKHKPDSRRIIVSAWNVADLPDESVSPQANARNNKMALAPCHAFFQFYVADGKLSCQLYQRSADIFLGVPFNIASYALLTMMMARICNLQPGDFVHTLGDAHLYLNHLEQADEQLSRQPYPLPTMKINPAIDNLFDFRFDDFELVDYQYHPHIKAPVAI, encoded by the coding sequence GTGAAACAGTATCTTGAGCTGATGCGGCATGTGCGGGACAACGGCACGCGCAAGGACGATCGAACCGGCACCGGCACGCTCAGTGTGTTTGGTCACCAGATGCGTTTCGACCTGGCGCAGGGGTTTCCGCTGGTAACGACCAAGCGTCTGCATTTACGTTCCATCATTCATGAACTGCTGTGGTTTTTGCGCGGTGACACCAATACCGCTTATCTGCACGATAACAAGGTGACTATCTGGGATGAATGGGCCGACGAAAACGGCAACCTGGGTCCTATCTACGGGGCTCAATGGCGTTCCTGGCCAACCCCCGATGGCCGGCATATCGATCAGATCAGCCAGGTAATCGAGCAGCTCAAACACAAGCCCGATTCGCGGCGTATCATTGTCAGTGCCTGGAACGTGGCCGATCTGCCCGACGAATCCGTCTCACCGCAGGCCAATGCCCGTAACAATAAAATGGCACTGGCGCCCTGTCATGCGTTTTTCCAGTTCTATGTGGCCGACGGCAAACTCTCCTGTCAGTTGTACCAGCGCAGTGCCGATATTTTTCTCGGTGTGCCGTTCAATATTGCCTCCTATGCCCTGCTGACCATGATGATGGCCCGGATCTGCAATCTGCAGCCGGGTGACTTTGTGCATACCCTGGGCGACGCCCATCTCTATCTCAATCATCTGGAGCAGGCCGACGAACAGCTGAGCCGCCAGCCCTACCCGCTGCCGACCATGAAGATCAACCCGGCCATCGATAACCTGTTCGATTTTCGTTTCGATGATTTCGAACTGGTCGACTATCAGTATCATCCGCATATCAAGGCGCCGGTGGCGATATAA
- a CDS encoding YdcH family protein has product MLGEKHDLIHEFPEHKERIHELKLNDPHFAKLFDEYHELEHEVRRIEEGNETPSDEYTEDLKMRRLQLKDELFSLIKG; this is encoded by the coding sequence ATGCTGGGTGAAAAACATGATTTGATTCACGAGTTTCCCGAACACAAGGAGCGTATTCACGAACTCAAGCTCAATGACCCGCATTTTGCCAAACTGTTTGATGAGTATCATGAGCTCGAACACGAGGTACGTCGGATTGAAGAGGGTAATGAAACGCCGTCCGATGAATATACCGAAGATCTCAAGATGCGTCGTCTCCAGCTCAAGGACGAGCTTTTCAGTCTGATCAAAGGCTGA
- a CDS encoding DUF429 domain-containing protein, whose translation MTQVLGIDGCRAGWFAIIKQDDRWSYALAPTIDTLLNDYGAADRIFIDIPVGLAEDQTRQCDQLARRLLSPHRHSSVFSTPVRNAVYAPDYTTACRINAQQTDRKITRQTWNICPKIREVDTWLRQHPNAQSRIYESHPEVAFYALNKAHPLKTRKKSPEGREQRLTLLAQVIGNARQLYDRAVGHYPRAQLQTDDILDAMVLAVMASCKETDHCYLPQPAPVDRHGIMMRIVYAEQ comes from the coding sequence GTGACGCAGGTACTGGGTATAGATGGCTGCCGTGCCGGCTGGTTCGCGATAATCAAGCAGGACGATCGCTGGTCGTATGCCCTCGCCCCGACGATCGACACCCTGCTAAACGATTACGGTGCGGCGGATCGGATTTTCATCGATATTCCTGTTGGCCTCGCTGAAGATCAGACCCGCCAGTGCGACCAGCTGGCCCGGCGCCTGTTAAGCCCCCATCGTCACAGCAGCGTGTTTTCCACGCCCGTGCGCAACGCAGTCTATGCGCCGGACTACACCACCGCCTGCCGGATCAATGCACAACAGACTGATCGCAAGATCACACGCCAGACCTGGAATATCTGTCCCAAAATCCGCGAAGTGGATACCTGGCTGCGTCAACACCCCAACGCCCAGTCCCGCATTTATGAATCCCACCCGGAAGTGGCATTTTATGCCCTCAACAAAGCGCATCCGCTTAAGACACGCAAGAAATCGCCCGAGGGACGGGAACAACGCCTGACATTACTGGCGCAGGTCATTGGCAACGCACGCCAGCTGTACGATCGGGCCGTTGGCCATTATCCACGCGCGCAGTTACAGACGGATGATATTCTCGATGCGATGGTGCTGGCCGTGATGGCCAGCTGCAAAGAAACCGACCACTGCTACCTGCCACAGCCGGCACCGGTCGATCGCCATGGCATTATGATGCGAATAGTCTATGCCGAACAGTAA